The Triticum aestivum cultivar Chinese Spring unplaced genomic scaffold, IWGSC CS RefSeq v2.1 scaffold132291, whole genome shotgun sequence genome contains the following window.
ATGTCCCAGtcgccgctctctctctctctctccctctcggttCAGTGAGATGGGATCCACTCCCGCAGCCACCGCCCCACCCTCACACTCACCATCGACGACCCCCGCCGCCATCGCACACCATAGCGCCATCCCCTCACCCTAGCCCCAGGTCAGGCAGTGCGAGGCGGCGCTCCTAGACCCGCGATGGCCGTCTGGGTCATCGCCTTCGAGGACGACGAGTACGCCGACCCGGCAGTCATCATCGCCTCCGAGACGGACGCGTGTTGGCGGCACATGGGGCCCACATCATCATGGCCGTGCGCAACCTCGCCGCGGCAGAGGCCGTGCGCCAGGTCGTCCTTGCCGAGACCCCCGTCGCCAGCCTCAACCTGATAGAGCTGGACCTCTCCCCACTGACCTCCATCCGCAACTTCGCCGCCAACTTCGCCGACAGGGGCCTACCGCTGAACATCCTCATGTGCGTACGCCCTACCCCTTTCGTTCATTCATTCAGGTTCAGTTAGCTAGGGGCTGTCAGCCATTAAATTCAGAGAAACCCCTGCCTCATGAGTAGGTAATAGTACAATAGCGAGATGACTTATCAATTTCATAGTTTCAGTCAACATTGAGCGGATTTAATTTCTGGGCTTTGCACATCAACTTTGACTATAAGTAATATGCCATGTTGGTTGGAGTGGCTGCTGCAACTAGTAGTTTGTTGTGCCAGTCATAGTATTACTCAAGTATTTTGCGCAGATATGAATGATTCTTGCATCACATCATTTGATCCTCGACAGAATATTATGGTACTGGTTGTACCTTTCTTCAAAAATAGTAATCTGACCTGGTGTATTTTTTCAGTAACCGATCTCGTGTATATTTCATTCTTGCTATCCAGCTTGCACGTTTGTTGACGCATACTTTAATAACTCACAGTGTTCCCTGATTAAAAAGGGGGCATATCATTTGCTCTATAAAACGGATTGTTTATTAATTTATTTGGACTTGCACACATTAGGTAAGAAAGGATCGTTGTTCGGTTGGTTGCTGACAGAAAGTATAGTAACTTCTTGACGAATTCAAAAAAAAACAGTAGCTTGAAGGATAACTAAAAAGGCTACTACTTAGGGCATTGAATCCATTTCATTGAATTCTTCAAGCTCTGATTGGTGTAGTAGTTTCATGGTGCCTTCTGTTATTCTTAATCTTCTCAGTTCATAGAGTGAGTTTTCGATTTATACAGTTTGCTTCCATCTATTATCATTGTGTTGTAGTGCAAATTGATGGTTGTTTTGCGCCCTGTCTTATATTACCTAGTTAGCTAGTTTGATGTCTAAGGTCTTTTATTTGTGCATGCAGTTGTTTTGCGCATTGTCTTGTATTGCCTTCCCTGGTAGCTCATAGCCTGGGAGATAGGATGCAGAAATGTACGATGTCAAATTATTGGGTGCCTATTCACAATTTCATATCTTGTCTAATGTGCAATTGCATGTGGTTAGGGACAGGTTTAGAGTTACATTGTAGTACATACTTTTACATCCTTGTCTAATTTGCGCTGATGGCTCATACTCCGACTGTGTGGATTTACATCATTGTATTAAGGAGCGAGTCTGTGTGCAGTTTCAGACTTGAGCAGATTCTGCGCAAGCAAATGCGCGATTCGTTCAGTCTCGAAGATCATCTCGCATAACAGAAACTGTGTTTCATCTCTAAATTCAAGTTGTTGAACTGACTCTATCATTTTAGTGGATGAAGATGATCACATTGTTCCTCTTTCCATAATCCTTCATATTTTCTGCGTGCTGCTATCAACTGAATTTAATCATCTTTCTTTGATGTATGCAAATGACACAATCAATACTCAAGGTTATTGGTTTAGATATCAAATTGTAGTGTGTTAAATCTATTTGCCTTGTTTCTCATGCTCCCTCTCTATTGTGTTCCGCTGCAGGACAATTCAACATACCCCTGCCCTTTCGGAGAGGGAAGGTTTCCCACTCATGGACACCTAGCTGAATGCCTGAACCTGAAcctcgtttttcttcttcttcttcttcttcttcttcttcttcttggtaatTCCTTGTTGATTCCTTCTGGGCATGCTATATTATTGGGTGCAACAACAAATTATTGTCCTTGTTTTGATTTCCTTCCTGTCAAGTTCATCCTTTAGTGCTAGTACTAGTGGTACATCAGTTTGATTTAGGAAAAACACCAGCCTCTGCTTAACATTAAATCTAGTCAAGCAATTGATGCACAACATATTTGTTTTTGTACAACAACAATCCGTTAAACGATCTGGCCTGTATACACATGTTGAGGAAGAGAGAGAGGATATATACTTGTTCTGTTGCTTCTATATACATGTATATACGTTTAGTTA
Protein-coding sequences here:
- the LOC123176621 gene encoding short-chain dehydrogenase TIC 32, chloroplastic → MAVRNLAAAEAVRQVVLAETPVASLNLIELDLSPLTSIRNFAANFADRGLPLNILMTIQHTPALSEREGFPLMDT